The following proteins are encoded in a genomic region of Gossypium hirsutum isolate 1008001.06 chromosome D05, Gossypium_hirsutum_v2.1, whole genome shotgun sequence:
- the LOC121217745 gene encoding signaling peptide TAXIMIN 1 produces the protein MCCCCCDDDCECRPLGFLLGLPFAFLSLLISIVGIIVWIVGLVLTCICPCCLCVTIIVEFALCLIKAPVLVMKWFTSKIPC, from the exons ATGTGTTGCTGCTGCTGTGATGACGATTGTGAATGCAGGCCTTTAGGCTTCCTCTTGGGTCTGCCCTTTGCGTTTTTATCCCTCCTTATCTCCATAGTCGGCATAATCGTCTGGATTGTAGG GTTGGTGTTGACTTGCATCTGTCCGTGTTGCTTGTGCGTAACAATCATAGTAGAGTTTGCACTCTGTTTGATCAAGGCTCCCGTTCTGGTCATGAAGTGGTTCACCTCTAAGATCCCTTGTTAG